The following coding sequences are from one uncultured Cohaesibacter sp. window:
- a CDS encoding nucleobase:cation symporter-2 family protein, protein MNNNSIGTPEQLRDPNYTPPLLKAIPLGIQHVLAMFIANVTPAIIVAGAAGFGFGSNSPDFPELLYMIQMAMLIAGVATLLQTITLGPVGASLPVVQGTSFAFLPVMIPLVAGKGIDGMAALYTGIFVGGLFHAFLGLFIGKIRFALPPLVTGLVVMMIGLALIKVGIQYSAGGAHMVGKPEFGTLTSWACAGVVILVTLGLKFYARGMWAISAVLLGLIAGYIFAIGIGKLSPAAIAGSWNNAAVFALPMPFKYGFEMSFAAIIGFCLMAVVSAIETVGDVSGITKGGAGREATDKEIAGATYADGLGTAVAGVFGALPNTSFSQNVGLVAITGVMSRHVVTFGAIFLIICGLVPKVGSLIRTIPIEVLGGGVVVMFGMVVASGISMLSDVNWNRRNMVIFAISLSVGLGLQLEPSALQYVPGTLKVLLTSGLLPSALIAVVLNLILPEELAAESTEEVSGGMAGHNREIQPGE, encoded by the coding sequence ATGAACAACAATTCGATCGGCACTCCGGAACAGCTCCGGGATCCAAACTATACACCACCTTTGCTCAAGGCCATTCCACTTGGAATCCAGCATGTTTTGGCAATGTTCATTGCCAACGTGACCCCTGCGATCATCGTCGCAGGCGCAGCTGGCTTCGGCTTTGGCTCCAACAGCCCTGATTTTCCAGAGCTGCTCTACATGATTCAGATGGCCATGCTCATCGCTGGCGTTGCAACCCTGCTCCAGACCATCACGCTTGGCCCAGTGGGCGCATCCTTGCCGGTCGTTCAAGGCACCAGCTTTGCCTTTCTGCCCGTGATGATTCCGCTGGTAGCAGGCAAGGGCATCGACGGCATGGCTGCGCTTTATACCGGCATCTTCGTCGGCGGCCTGTTCCACGCCTTCCTCGGGCTCTTCATCGGCAAGATCCGCTTTGCCCTGCCACCTTTGGTAACGGGCCTTGTGGTCATGATGATCGGTCTGGCGCTGATCAAGGTCGGCATCCAATATTCTGCCGGTGGCGCTCACATGGTTGGCAAGCCTGAATTCGGCACGCTTACCAGCTGGGCCTGTGCAGGCGTTGTAATCCTTGTCACGCTCGGCCTGAAATTCTACGCCCGTGGCATGTGGGCCATCTCCGCCGTGCTTCTTGGCCTCATTGCCGGTTATATCTTTGCTATCGGTATCGGCAAACTGTCACCGGCAGCCATCGCAGGCTCATGGAACAACGCAGCGGTTTTCGCTCTGCCAATGCCTTTCAAATACGGCTTTGAAATGTCCTTTGCCGCCATCATCGGCTTCTGTCTGATGGCCGTTGTATCCGCCATTGAAACCGTCGGCGACGTGTCCGGCATCACCAAGGGTGGCGCTGGACGCGAGGCAACAGACAAGGAAATCGCAGGCGCGACCTATGCTGATGGTCTTGGCACTGCCGTTGCAGGCGTCTTCGGCGCACTGCCAAACACCTCTTTTTCCCAGAATGTAGGTCTGGTTGCCATCACCGGCGTCATGAGCCGCCATGTGGTTACCTTCGGCGCGATCTTCCTGATCATCTGCGGCCTTGTCCCGAAAGTCGGCAGCCTCATCCGCACCATCCCGATCGAAGTGCTCGGCGGTGGTGTTGTCGTGATGTTCGGCATGGTCGTCGCCTCCGGCATCTCCATGCTGTCCGATGTCAACTGGAACCGCCGCAATATGGTGATCTTCGCCATCTCCCTGTCTGTCGGTCTGGGTCTGCAGCTGGAGCCAAGCGCCCTGCAATATGTGCCGGGCACGCTCAAGGTTCTGCTGACCTCTGGCCTGTTGCCTTCCGCGCTGATTGCTGTGGTGCTCAACCTGATCCTGCCTGAAGAACTTGCCGCTGAATCCACCGAGGAAGTGTCCGGTGGCATGGCTGGGCACAATCGGGAAATCCAGCCGGGCGAATAA
- a CDS encoding ureidoglycolate lyase, with amino-acid sequence MSDDPIIIVPLTEEGFAPFGDILEAHGAPTKIINQGHCGRYHDLANIDFAAEGDDAGRAGISLFDAEPRALPYRLDLVERHPLGSQAFVPMSMNGFLVIVAPDEEGKPGRPLAFETSPGQGINFHRNVWHGVLTPLKAPGLFAVIDRIGDANNLEEYWFEEPYWVVSSRQVKKQTKSKNKDK; translated from the coding sequence ATGAGTGATGACCCGATCATTATCGTTCCCTTGACCGAGGAAGGCTTTGCTCCCTTCGGTGATATTCTGGAGGCGCATGGGGCGCCAACAAAGATCATCAATCAGGGTCATTGCGGGCGTTATCATGATCTGGCCAACATCGACTTTGCCGCAGAGGGAGACGATGCGGGACGCGCCGGGATTTCCCTGTTTGATGCAGAGCCGCGAGCGCTGCCCTACCGCCTCGATCTGGTTGAGCGCCATCCGCTCGGGTCGCAGGCCTTTGTGCCCATGAGCATGAATGGCTTTCTGGTCATCGTCGCTCCCGACGAAGAGGGCAAACCTGGCAGGCCGCTTGCCTTTGAAACAAGCCCTGGTCAGGGCATCAATTTTCACCGGAATGTCTGGCATGGCGTGCTAACGCCACTCAAGGCACCGGGGTTGTTTGCCGTCATCGACAGGATCGGCGACGCGAACAATCTGGAAGAATACTGGTTCGAGGAACCCTATTGGGTTGTTTCGAGCCGGCAAGTAAAAAAACAAACAAAATCAAAAAACAAAGACAAATAG